Proteins found in one Amphiura filiformis chromosome 14, Afil_fr2py, whole genome shotgun sequence genomic segment:
- the LOC140170154 gene encoding ubiquitin-fold modifier-conjugating enzyme 1-like — MVDAATKKTLGDIPLLKTKAGPRDKDLWPTRLKEEYQALIKYVQNNKECGNDWFRLESNKDGNRWWGKCWHIENLLKYEFDVEFDIPVTYPATAIEIAIPELDGKTAKMYRGGKICLTDHFKPLWAKNVPKFGIAHAMALGLGPWLAVEIPDLISKGLIVHKDDDNGASK, encoded by the exons ATGGTAGATGCCGCAACGAAGAAAACTTTAGGTGACATTCCgttacttaaaacaaaagcaggaCCAAGAGATAAAGATCTATGGCCAACTAGGTTGAAAGAAGAATACCAAGCTTTAATCAAG TATGTACAGAACAACAAGGAATGCGGCAATGATTGGTTTAGATTGGAATCCAACAAGGATGGAAACAGGTGGTGGGGCAAATGCTGGCATATAGAAAACCTtcttaaatatgaatttgacgtTGAATTTGAT ATACCAGTTACATACCCGGCCACCGCCATAGAAATAGCAATACCAGAACTAGATGGGAAAACAGCTAAAATGTACAGAGGTGGCAAGATTTGTCTAACGGATCATTTCAAACCGTTATGGGCTAAAAATGTGCCTAAATTTGGCATTGCACATGCTATGGCTCTAGGG TTGGGACCTTGGTTAGCTGTGGAAATCCCAGACTTAATCAGCAAAGGACTAATAGTACATAAAGATGATGACAATGGTGCTTCAAAGTGA